In the Lascolabacillus massiliensis genome, one interval contains:
- the rimP gene encoding ribosome assembly cofactor RimP — translation MVDKKELVNIVEEYLKDSSNYLVDVILGTGNSITVEIDNDNGVDIDDCVALSRDIESKLDRESEDFELTVTSAGLTSPFKTIRQYKKYENKEIEVVDKKGVKLAGVLKSSDDNGFTITVIKKVKPEGAKRKMEIEEDIHYKFDEVKYTKYLLRF, via the coding sequence ATAAAAAAGAACTTGTCAATATTGTCGAGGAGTATCTTAAAGATTCATCGAATTACCTGGTGGATGTCATTTTGGGTACTGGTAATTCTATTACGGTAGAAATTGATAATGATAATGGAGTAGATATTGACGATTGTGTAGCACTGAGCAGAGACATTGAGTCTAAATTAGATCGTGAATCGGAAGATTTCGAACTGACAGTAACCTCAGCAGGACTGACATCGCCTTTTAAAACAATACGTCAGTATAAGAAGTATGAAAACAAAGAAATTGAGGTAGTAGACAAAAAAGGTGTTAAACTGGCTGGAGTTCTAAAATCATCAGATGACAACGGGTTTACTATAACGGTGATCAAAAAGGTTAAACCTGAGGGAGCCAAACGTAAAATGGAAATCGAAGAGGATATCCATTACAAGTTTGATGAAGTAAAATATACAAAATATCTTTTAAGATTTTAA
- the nusA gene encoding transcription termination factor NusA, which yields MGKKKESISLIDTFSEFNELKNIDKATLISVLEEAFRTVISKSLGTDENYDIIINPDKGDLEIWRNRVIVEDNELVDPNMEIKLSEALKIDEDFEVGEEVTDEVPLEHFGRRTILNLRQTLSSKILELEKDNLYNLYKEKVGEIVSGEVYQVWKKELLLLDDDHNELILPKTEQIPSDFFRKGEHVRAVVARVENKNNNPKIILSRTSPVFLERLFEQEIPEIADGLITIKGIARIPGERAKVAVEAYDDRIDPVGACVGMKGFRIHGIVRELRNENIDVINYTNNTSLYIQRALSPAKINSITVKEEEHRAEVFLNPEEVSLAIGKGGANIKLASMLTGYNIEVFRDIDEVDEEDIYLDEFRDEIDGWVIDQLKKIGCSTAKNVLATSRERLIREADLEESTVDEVLAILRYEFEDEEDSEEFDDSADIDLNEAQEPEIEDDNVEE from the coding sequence ATGGGCAAGAAGAAAGAATCCATAAGTCTCATAGATACATTTTCTGAATTTAACGAGCTGAAAAATATCGATAAGGCTACACTTATCAGCGTTCTGGAAGAAGCATTCAGAACTGTAATTTCCAAGTCACTCGGTACTGACGAAAATTACGACATAATTATTAACCCTGATAAGGGTGACCTTGAAATATGGCGTAACAGAGTAATTGTTGAGGATAATGAACTGGTGGATCCAAACATGGAAATTAAGCTTTCAGAAGCTTTAAAGATTGATGAGGATTTTGAAGTAGGTGAAGAGGTAACAGACGAGGTGCCACTTGAGCATTTTGGTCGCCGCACCATACTTAATCTAAGACAAACACTTTCTTCTAAGATACTGGAACTTGAGAAAGATAATTTATACAATCTGTATAAAGAAAAGGTTGGAGAGATTGTATCTGGAGAGGTATATCAGGTATGGAAGAAAGAACTCTTACTTCTTGATGATGATCATAATGAACTCATACTACCAAAAACTGAGCAGATTCCAAGTGATTTCTTCCGTAAAGGAGAGCATGTCCGTGCAGTAGTTGCCAGAGTGGAGAATAAAAACAACAACCCTAAAATTATACTTTCACGTACATCTCCAGTATTTTTAGAACGTTTATTTGAACAGGAAATACCTGAGATTGCAGACGGATTAATAACAATAAAAGGTATTGCCCGAATTCCTGGTGAACGTGCAAAAGTGGCTGTTGAAGCTTATGATGACAGAATAGATCCTGTTGGTGCCTGTGTAGGTATGAAAGGATTTCGTATTCATGGTATAGTTCGTGAATTGCGCAATGAAAATATTGACGTAATTAACTATACAAACAATACCTCTCTGTATATACAGCGTGCTCTGAGCCCAGCAAAAATCAATTCAATTACAGTTAAAGAGGAAGAACACCGCGCAGAGGTTTTCCTTAATCCTGAAGAGGTTTCACTGGCAATTGGCAAAGGGGGTGCAAACATTAAACTTGCATCTATGCTTACTGGGTATAATATTGAGGTGTTCAGAGATATTGATGAAGTGGATGAAGAGGACATTTACCTGGATGAGTTTCGCGATGAAATTGATGGCTGGGTAATTGATCAGCTAAAGAAGATTGGATGTTCTACAGCCAAGAATGTACTTGCAACAAGCAGGGAAAGGCTGATCAGAGAGGCTGATCTAGAAGAGAGTACAGTAGATGAAGTTCTTGCTATTCTTCGATATGAATTCGAGGATGAAGAAGATTCTGAAGAATTTGATGATTCTGCTGATATTGATTTAAATGAGGCGCAGGAGCCGGAAATAGAGGATGATAATGTGGAAGAATAA
- the infB gene encoding translation initiation factor IF-2, translated as MPIRLIKVSKNLNVGINSLVEFLHKKGIEIEANPNIKIEDEHYDILIAEFGKDKNIRKEATETREKMHRRDDKRETVAIEGYELPEDNVSKKAVEKETIETEVPQELKPQVNVIGSIDLDKLNKKKTEPKKSVSKVEKAHKEEEVQTQENIQPKIEVKEEIVAETPVKEEPKVEATAKKESKIEEVAEEKLIPQVDSAPEVVKETASKSKPVAEVKEEVKTKTSAETKQKTEVEETVEKAAETDSKIDTESKPSIKKEIKEQEIYSKDEEEVNVKTVEIKAAEETELEVDKNIEGEQEKVSEDTTTAAEGSRSEKVFRLHKNKLESNIVVKGSIDLSTINDRTRPPRKSRAQRKKERLEREQKLLDSKKLKEEKVKLLKKEAIDEKKKHIDDAEATEDSKKKKRKRIRSSKVNIDKPATFNQTPRSDRRATLRKPIKSEVSEEDVQKQIKETLARLTAKRGKKGGAKYRREKREASATRQREELKQQERESRILQLTEFVTANDLANMMDVSVTDVISTCMSLGVMVAINQRLDAEIINLVAEEYGFKTEYVSADVIEAIAEEEDDPKDLVPRSPIVTVMGHVDHGKTSLLDSIRSTNVIAGEAGGITQHIGAYNVELSDGRKITFLDTPGHEAFTAMRARGAKVTDVAIIIIAADDNVMPQTVEAINHAGAAGVPIVFAINKVDKPGANPEKIKEKLAEMNYLVEDWGGKYQSQEISAKKGTGIRELLEKVILEADLLELKANPNRKATGSIIESELDKGRGYIATVLVENGTLRQGDIVIAGAYFGRIKAMFNERNQRITEAGPSEPALILGLNGAPQAGDTFNVMDTEQEARAIANRREQLQREQSMRTQKLLTLDDIGRRIAIGNFQQLNIIVKGDVDGSVEALSDSLIRLSTEEIQVNVIHKAVGQISESDITLAAASEAIIIGFQVRPSLNARKEAEKEGVDIRLYSIIYDAIEEVTAAMEGMLSPDIKEEVTGNVEVLEVFKVSKIGAVAGCMVRDGKVKRSSKIRLIRDGIVVYTGEIDSLKRFKDDVKEVTSGYECGITIHNFNDIKVGDIIEAYEEIEVKKTL; from the coding sequence ATGCCTATTAGACTAATTAAAGTTTCGAAAAATTTAAATGTGGGAATTAACAGTCTTGTTGAGTTTCTGCACAAGAAAGGTATTGAAATAGAAGCAAATCCGAATATTAAGATTGAGGATGAGCACTATGATATACTGATCGCTGAATTTGGCAAGGATAAGAATATCCGGAAAGAGGCTACAGAAACACGTGAAAAGATGCATCGTCGTGATGATAAGCGTGAAACTGTAGCTATAGAAGGTTATGAATTGCCAGAAGATAATGTTTCTAAAAAAGCCGTTGAAAAAGAGACTATTGAAACAGAAGTTCCACAAGAACTGAAACCACAGGTAAATGTGATTGGCAGTATCGATCTTGATAAACTGAATAAGAAAAAAACAGAACCTAAAAAGAGCGTATCAAAAGTTGAAAAAGCTCACAAGGAAGAAGAAGTTCAGACTCAAGAAAACATTCAACCTAAAATTGAAGTAAAAGAAGAAATTGTTGCAGAAACTCCTGTAAAAGAAGAGCCTAAAGTTGAAGCTACTGCTAAAAAAGAGAGCAAAATTGAAGAGGTTGCTGAAGAAAAACTGATACCACAAGTAGATTCGGCTCCAGAAGTAGTAAAAGAAACAGCATCAAAGAGTAAACCAGTAGCGGAGGTTAAAGAAGAGGTTAAAACTAAAACTTCTGCTGAAACTAAACAGAAAACTGAAGTTGAAGAAACAGTAGAAAAAGCAGCTGAGACAGACAGTAAAATTGATACTGAATCAAAACCTTCAATTAAAAAAGAAATTAAAGAACAAGAAATATATTCTAAGGACGAAGAAGAAGTGAACGTAAAAACTGTTGAAATTAAAGCTGCTGAAGAAACAGAACTGGAGGTTGACAAAAACATTGAAGGTGAACAGGAAAAAGTATCAGAGGATACTACTACTGCTGCTGAAGGTTCCAGGTCGGAAAAGGTATTCCGATTACATAAAAATAAACTGGAATCGAACATAGTAGTAAAAGGCTCCATTGATTTAAGTACAATTAATGACCGTACTCGTCCACCTAGAAAATCCCGTGCTCAACGCAAAAAAGAACGCCTTGAAAGAGAACAGAAGCTCCTCGATAGCAAAAAACTGAAAGAAGAAAAAGTTAAACTTCTCAAGAAAGAGGCTATTGACGAAAAGAAGAAACATATAGATGATGCTGAAGCTACAGAAGACAGCAAAAAGAAAAAACGTAAAAGAATACGTTCTAGTAAAGTAAATATAGATAAACCTGCAACATTTAACCAGACACCAAGAAGCGACAGAAGAGCTACACTTAGAAAGCCAATTAAATCGGAGGTTAGTGAAGAGGATGTGCAGAAACAGATTAAAGAAACATTAGCACGACTAACTGCAAAAAGAGGCAAGAAAGGTGGGGCCAAATATCGTCGAGAGAAACGTGAAGCAAGTGCAACAAGACAAAGAGAGGAACTAAAACAGCAGGAAAGAGAAAGCCGCATATTGCAGCTTACTGAATTTGTAACTGCAAATGACCTTGCCAACATGATGGATGTATCCGTGACAGATGTTATATCTACATGTATGAGTCTTGGCGTTATGGTGGCTATAAACCAGCGTCTTGATGCTGAAATTATTAACCTTGTTGCTGAAGAATATGGATTCAAAACAGAATATGTAAGTGCAGATGTTATTGAAGCAATAGCCGAAGAGGAAGATGATCCTAAAGATCTGGTACCTCGCTCTCCTATTGTAACGGTGATGGGTCACGTAGACCACGGAAAAACATCACTTCTTGACAGTATCAGAAGTACAAATGTTATTGCCGGTGAAGCTGGTGGTATTACTCAGCATATTGGTGCTTATAATGTAGAACTATCAGATGGTAGAAAAATCACATTCCTCGATACTCCGGGTCACGAAGCATTTACTGCTATGCGTGCTAGAGGAGCTAAGGTTACAGACGTAGCTATAATAATTATTGCAGCAGACGACAATGTGATGCCTCAGACAGTTGAAGCGATCAACCATGCCGGTGCAGCAGGAGTTCCGATAGTATTCGCAATTAATAAGGTAGATAAACCAGGAGCTAATCCTGAAAAGATTAAAGAGAAACTGGCCGAGATGAACTACCTTGTTGAGGACTGGGGAGGTAAATATCAGTCACAGGAAATCTCAGCAAAGAAAGGTACTGGAATTCGCGAACTGTTGGAAAAAGTAATTCTTGAAGCTGATTTGCTAGAGCTTAAGGCAAATCCTAATCGTAAGGCAACAGGTTCGATAATTGAGTCTGAGCTTGATAAAGGTCGTGGTTACATCGCCACTGTACTGGTAGAAAACGGAACATTGAGACAGGGAGATATTGTAATTGCTGGAGCTTATTTTGGTCGCATTAAAGCGATGTTTAATGAGCGCAATCAGCGAATAACCGAAGCTGGTCCTTCAGAGCCGGCACTTATCCTGGGACTTAATGGAGCACCTCAGGCTGGAGATACATTCAATGTTATGGATACTGAGCAGGAAGCACGTGCAATTGCTAATAGAAGAGAGCAATTACAGCGTGAACAGTCTATGCGTACGCAGAAATTACTTACACTTGATGATATCGGCAGAAGAATTGCAATCGGTAACTTCCAGCAATTAAATATAATCGTGAAAGGTGACGTGGACGGTTCAGTAGAAGCTCTTTCTGACTCACTTATTCGTCTGTCAACAGAAGAAATACAGGTAAATGTAATTCATAAGGCAGTGGGACAGATTTCAGAGTCTGATATTACACTAGCTGCAGCATCAGAAGCAATTATAATCGGATTCCAGGTACGTCCATCACTAAATGCACGTAAAGAAGCTGAAAAAGAGGGTGTTGATATACGACTCTACTCAATCATATATGATGCTATTGAAGAGGTTACTGCTGCAATGGAAGGTATGCTTTCACCTGATATTAAAGAAGAGGTAACAGGAAACGTAGAAGTACTGGAAGTATTCAAAGTATCTAAAATTGGTGCTGTAGCCGGTTGTATGGTACGTGACGGAAAGGTGAAACGCTCAAGTAAGATTAGACTAATTCGTGATGGAATTGTTGTCTACACCGGAGAAATTGATTCTCTTAAACGTTTTAAAGATGATGTTAAAGAGGTTACTTCAGGCTACGAATGTGGAATAACAATACATAATTTCAACGATATAAAAGTGGGTGATATAATTGAAGCTTATGAGGAGATAGAAGTAAAGAAAACTTTATAA
- a CDS encoding OmpH family outer membrane protein, with product MRKIKLLGLCLFIVAFSGKVFSQDFNQTQNFGQQQNIQQIKIGFVNSNDILKEFPEKNQATEQLLNLSKEYESELQLMQSEYNKKYSDYITYQASLAENIKLRRMQELTELENRIQEFMSMAQKDIEYQEKEKLEPLQQKIKEAIRQVGIERNYTVIYDLANPGIAFVSPLAEDANIYVKQKLGIK from the coding sequence ATGAGAAAAATAAAACTTTTAGGTCTTTGCTTGTTTATAGTGGCATTTAGTGGTAAGGTCTTTTCTCAAGATTTTAATCAAACACAAAATTTTGGCCAACAGCAAAATATTCAGCAGATAAAGATAGGATTTGTAAACTCAAATGATATTCTTAAAGAATTTCCTGAAAAGAATCAGGCTACTGAGCAATTGCTTAACTTAAGTAAAGAGTATGAAAGTGAATTACAGTTAATGCAGAGTGAGTATAACAAGAAATATTCCGACTATATCACTTATCAAGCATCTCTAGCAGAAAATATCAAACTACGCAGAATGCAGGAGCTAACTGAACTGGAGAACAGAATTCAGGAGTTCATGAGTATGGCCCAAAAAGATATTGAATATCAGGAAAAAGAAAAACTTGAACCATTACAGCAAAAGATTAAGGAAGCTATCAGACAGGTAGGTATTGAGCGTAATTATACAGTAATTTACGATTTAGCCAATCCTGGAATAGCCTTTGTTTCTCCTCTTGCTGAAGATGCCAATATTTACGTAAAACAAAAGTTAGGTATCAAATAA
- the murI gene encoding glutamate racemase, with product MEKTDPDRSGAVGIFDSGYGGLTVLSGIKSVLPEYDYIYLGDNARAPYGNRSFERVYEFTLEAVKWFFKQGCHLVILACNTASAKALRTIQQVNLPQIDPEKRVLGVIRPTAEQIGLASKSGHIGVMGTEGTIQSKSYQIEISKLHPHITVIGEACPMWVPLVENREYDKPGADYFIKQHVDNLLTRDPQIDTIILGCTHYPLLMEKIRRYLPENISIISQGEVVAYSLKDYLRRHPEIDEKCTKGGTTRYFTTDSPDKFTHQASIFLEEQIVAEYAML from the coding sequence GTGGAAAAGACAGATCCCGATAGATCAGGTGCAGTCGGAATTTTTGATTCCGGCTACGGTGGACTCACGGTATTATCGGGAATAAAATCAGTTTTGCCTGAATACGACTATATATATCTTGGAGATAATGCCAGAGCACCCTATGGAAACCGTTCATTTGAAAGAGTATATGAGTTTACACTCGAAGCTGTAAAATGGTTTTTTAAACAGGGATGCCATCTTGTTATACTGGCATGCAATACAGCATCTGCAAAAGCACTTCGTACCATTCAGCAGGTAAATCTGCCTCAGATTGATCCTGAGAAAAGAGTTCTTGGCGTAATACGCCCAACTGCAGAGCAGATAGGACTCGCTTCTAAAAGCGGACATATTGGCGTAATGGGGACAGAAGGCACTATTCAATCAAAATCTTATCAGATTGAGATATCAAAACTGCATCCTCATATAACTGTTATCGGTGAAGCTTGCCCTATGTGGGTTCCATTAGTGGAAAACAGAGAGTATGATAAACCGGGTGCAGATTATTTCATTAAACAACATGTGGATAATCTTTTAACCAGAGATCCTCAGATAGATACCATAATATTGGGATGCACACATTATCCTCTTTTAATGGAAAAAATAAGAAGGTATCTGCCTGAAAACATTTCTATAATTTCGCAAGGAGAAGTTGTAGCCTACAGTCTAAAAGATTATCTGAGAAGGCATCCTGAAATTGATGAAAAATGTACTAAAGGAGGTACTACACGTTACTTTACAACCGATTCACCTGACAAATTCACTCATCAGGCTTCAATATTTTTAGAAGAACAAATAGTTGCCGAATATGCAATGTTATAA
- a CDS encoding CvpA family protein, which translates to MNWFDLTILIFLLIALVNGYKKGFVMQLVGLATIVLAAIFGGKLAASILPEINRFMEISPSFARVLSFLIAFGLIAVVISIIGRLIEKFIDLVSLSFLNRLLGCVIALGTIMVILSIVLNLVLMLDKRENIITKEIKQESFFFERVEAVVPAIVPYLDKELWEEFIPENYRNEIENKGDSLLHEMPGYINIDSSFQQRHFKVD; encoded by the coding sequence ATGAACTGGTTTGATTTAACTATTCTTATTTTTCTATTGATAGCCTTGGTAAATGGCTATAAGAAAGGTTTTGTTATGCAATTGGTGGGACTGGCAACTATTGTACTCGCTGCAATATTCGGTGGTAAGCTAGCAGCTTCAATCCTTCCGGAGATTAACCGATTTATGGAGATCTCTCCAAGCTTTGCTAGAGTACTATCCTTTCTGATTGCCTTTGGACTTATTGCTGTTGTTATTTCAATTATAGGAAGACTTATCGAGAAGTTCATTGATTTAGTATCCTTGAGTTTCTTAAACAGGCTTTTGGGTTGTGTAATTGCGTTAGGAACAATAATGGTAATTTTAAGTATCGTCTTGAACCTGGTACTTATGCTTGATAAGAGAGAAAACATTATTACTAAAGAGATAAAACAGGAGTCTTTTTTCTTCGAACGTGTTGAAGCAGTTGTTCCAGCAATTGTTCCCTACTTGGATAAAGAGTTATGGGAAGAATTTATACCCGAAAATTATCGTAATGAGATAGAAAATAAAGGAGACAGTTTACTTCATGAAATGCCTGGTTATATCAATATTGATTCATCTTTTCAGCAAAGACATTTTAAGGTAGATTAG
- a CDS encoding phosphatidylserine decarboxylase family protein, producing the protein MAIHNEGKKPLIRIFIVLLLINVVITYFLPDTLFAVIVLAVSLILFGLSMNFYKKPNREYKGDLHGLVNAPTDGRIVAIEKVFEKDFFNDERIQISIFMTFFNAHSNWIPVSGKVVHCSHVPGNFYAAYLPKSSTENEHSNILIETPEHGTILTKQIAGAIARRIVTYVKEGEIVHIGSPLGFIKLGSRMDIYLPLDSEILVNIGEEVRANVTFLARLTKEENK; encoded by the coding sequence ATGGCTATACATAATGAAGGAAAAAAACCACTGATCAGGATATTTATCGTTTTGCTTCTGATAAATGTCGTAATAACTTATTTTCTACCTGATACACTTTTCGCAGTAATAGTGTTAGCTGTTTCACTAATACTGTTTGGTTTGTCAATGAACTTTTACAAGAAGCCAAACAGAGAATATAAAGGTGATTTACATGGATTGGTAAATGCCCCTACAGACGGCAGAATAGTAGCAATAGAGAAAGTATTTGAGAAAGATTTTTTTAATGATGAGAGAATACAGATCTCCATTTTCATGACTTTCTTCAATGCCCATTCAAATTGGATTCCCGTATCAGGTAAAGTAGTTCATTGCTCTCATGTACCTGGTAATTTTTACGCTGCCTATCTGCCAAAATCAAGTACAGAAAACGAGCATTCAAACATATTAATCGAAACCCCTGAACATGGCACTATTCTCACTAAACAGATAGCAGGAGCTATTGCCCGCAGAATAGTAACATATGTAAAAGAGGGCGAGATTGTGCATATAGGCTCTCCTTTAGGATTTATCAAACTCGGTTCAAGGATGGATATTTATCTTCCCTTAGATAGTGAGATACTAGTAAATATTGGGGAAGAGGTCAGAGCTAATGTTACATTTCTTGCACGTTTAACCAAAGAAGAGAACAAATGA
- the pssA gene encoding CDP-diacylglycerol--serine O-phosphatidyltransferase: protein MRKHVPNILTLLNLFSGCIAITMAFKSNFEGVVIWVAIAALFDFLDGMAARILKTFSPLGKELDSLADVVSFGVAPATALFILMNNHFLLYVSPHTISHFAPYLSFIIPMFAAYRLAKFNIDERQSTTFFGLPTPANGLFWISYCYGLHKLTPLNDLIFYLTIMLIFLFSWLMISEIPMFSLKIKKLTIKGNERQLLLVALFIIFTSLWGISGLAGVITMYIIISVFTTGISSRSVK from the coding sequence ATGAGAAAACATGTTCCAAATATCTTAACACTCCTAAACCTATTCTCTGGCTGTATTGCGATAACAATGGCCTTTAAAAGCAATTTTGAGGGAGTGGTAATCTGGGTCGCCATTGCAGCTCTTTTTGATTTTCTTGATGGGATGGCAGCAAGAATTCTAAAAACATTCTCTCCTCTTGGCAAGGAACTTGACTCATTAGCAGATGTGGTAAGTTTTGGAGTAGCTCCCGCAACTGCATTATTCATCTTGATGAATAATCACTTTCTTCTATACGTATCACCACATACAATAAGTCATTTCGCTCCTTATCTTTCTTTCATTATACCAATGTTTGCGGCTTACAGACTTGCAAAATTCAATATAGATGAGCGACAGTCTACTACATTTTTCGGTTTGCCTACTCCGGCGAACGGACTCTTCTGGATAAGTTATTGCTATGGTTTACATAAGCTAACACCATTAAACGATCTGATTTTCTACCTTACTATAATGTTGATTTTTCTGTTCTCATGGCTGATGATTTCAGAAATTCCAATGTTCTCACTTAAGATTAAAAAGTTGACAATCAAAGGAAATGAAAGACAACTCTTACTGGTTGCCCTGTTCATAATATTCACATCACTATGGGGTATTTCAGGACTTGCAGGAGTGATAACTATGTACATAATAATCTCAGTATTTACAACAGGCATATCGAGCCGAAGCGTTAAATAA
- a CDS encoding aminotransferase class I/II-fold pyridoxal phosphate-dependent enzyme, with protein MTDIFDRLKSVQGPLEQYRRKAEGYFMFPELEGEIGPRMIFHGKEVITWSLNNYLGLANHPEVREADAKAAADWGMAYPMGARMMSGQTKYHKELEERLARFEKKEAAYLLNYGYQGMVSILDSLVSRNDVIVYDSECHACIMDGIFLHKAKGGKSYVFPHNDMERCEKMLGFATTKAEENGGGILLVTEGVFGMSGGLGYLPGIVKLREKFNFRIMIDDAHGFGTMGETGAGTSEHFGLMDEVDIYFSTFAKSMAGIGAFVATDKDIIDSLKYNMRSQIFAKSLPMPMVIGALKRLDILQNQPQHKENLWKVAKMLQNGLIEEGFNIGDTESPVTPVYVKGNVAEGTNVVVDLRENHGIFCSIVAYPVVPKDVLMLRLIPTAAHTVKEVEETIKVFKIIKSNLEAGKYKSEEMPSMSVE; from the coding sequence ATGACTGATATTTTTGACAGACTGAAAAGTGTTCAGGGACCACTTGAGCAGTATCGCAGAAAAGCTGAAGGCTATTTTATGTTTCCTGAGTTAGAGGGAGAAATAGGACCTAGAATGATATTCCATGGCAAAGAGGTTATAACATGGAGTTTGAACAACTACCTCGGTCTAGCCAATCATCCCGAAGTGCGTGAAGCTGATGCTAAAGCTGCAGCCGATTGGGGTATGGCTTACCCCATGGGTGCCAGAATGATGTCTGGACAAACAAAATATCACAAAGAACTTGAAGAACGACTAGCCAGATTTGAGAAAAAGGAGGCAGCTTATCTGCTTAATTATGGCTACCAGGGAATGGTTTCAATACTCGACTCATTAGTTTCAAGAAACGATGTAATTGTATATGATTCAGAATGTCATGCCTGCATTATGGATGGTATTTTCCTTCATAAAGCAAAGGGTGGCAAGAGTTATGTATTCCCACACAACGATATGGAACGTTGTGAAAAGATGCTAGGTTTTGCAACAACAAAAGCAGAAGAGAACGGTGGAGGAATACTTCTTGTAACAGAAGGTGTTTTTGGAATGTCTGGAGGATTGGGCTACTTGCCCGGAATAGTTAAGCTAAGGGAGAAATTCAACTTCAGAATAATGATAGACGATGCACATGGATTTGGTACAATGGGTGAAACAGGTGCAGGCACAAGTGAGCATTTTGGACTAATGGACGAGGTTGATATCTATTTCTCAACATTTGCAAAATCCATGGCAGGCATTGGCGCTTTTGTAGCTACAGACAAGGATATTATTGATTCACTCAAATACAATATGCGCTCACAAATATTTGCCAAGTCTCTTCCTATGCCGATGGTTATAGGAGCACTCAAGCGCCTTGATATTCTGCAGAATCAGCCACAACACAAAGAAAATCTTTGGAAAGTAGCCAAAATGCTTCAGAATGGATTGATTGAAGAAGGATTCAATATCGGTGATACCGAGTCACCCGTTACTCCTGTATATGTAAAAGGAAATGTAGCTGAAGGAACAAATGTGGTAGTCGACCTGCGTGAAAACCATGGAATATTCTGTTCAATTGTTGCATATCCTGTGGTTCCTAAAGATGTACTAATGCTCAGACTTATTCCCACAGCTGCACATACAGTAAAGGAAGTAGAAGAGACAATCAAAGTTTTCAAAATTATAAAATCAAATCTCGAAGCCGGAAAATATAAATCCGAAGAGATGCCGTCGATGTCAGTCGAATAA